CAGGAGTCTTTTTTGTGATCATCGGCAGTCTCTTTCTGTTATTCGAAAGCGGTCAGCGTGCAGTCGTTATTCTGATCGCCACCAGTATTGCCGTTTACCTGTTATTTATTTTAAGGCTTTTCCGTCTGGTTCAGGGTAGAAAATTCGCATATTCAGCTGCAGGCATTGCAGCAGCCGTTTTGATTACAGTCGGCAGTATCGCTGCTTATGATACCTACCTTGAAAGTATTACGAATTCAGCAGAAGTGGACCTGAGAGCTCATGAACCATTTGAATCGGGCACGAAAGCTGTCTCAATGCCTAAGGAAGCATCACTTCATTTAGAGGACGATCTCCCTGAATTAGACGGTGCAACAGCACTTTATCCACTGTATTCAGCTTTTGTTCAGGCAGTCTATCCTGAAGACGATTATCCACATGTGGGTAAATCCAATCAGACAGTGATGTCCACACAGACGGATAATGCCTACAAGCGGCTGATTGAGGAAGAAGCGGATATTATTTTCGTAGCAGGCCCTTCCAAAAGGCAGGAACTTGCAGCTGAACGTGCAGGTCACGAATTTGAGATGACACCGATCGGACGTGAAGCTTTCGTCTTTTTTGTCAATGCGAAAAATCCGGTTGATTCTCTGACGATTGAAGAAATTCAGGGCATTTACTCCGGAAAGATCACCAATTGGCAGGAAGTCGGTGGTGAGAATGAAGAGATTCAGGCTTTTCAGCGACCTGAAGATAGCGGCAGTCAGACTGCACTTGAAAAACTGATGGGTGACATTCCGATTATGGAAGCCCCTGGTGAAGAAATCGTCACCGGAATGGGCGGGATCATCAAAGAAACATCTGATTACCGTAACCACGGCAATGCGATCGGCTTTTCTTACAGATTCTTTTCCACAGAAATGGTGAGAAATGGGGATATCAAGCTGATTGCGATTGAAGAAGTTAAGCCGTCAGCGGAATCCATCCGCGATAACAGTTATCCGCTTTCGGCAGAATTTTATGCGATTACAGTAGGTAAACGCACTGAAAACGAACAGAAGATGATCGACTGGATTTTGTCTGATGAAGGTCAGTGGGTTGTAGAGGAAACCGGTTATGTGAGTGTGGAGTAAGGAAAGGTACGAGTATCGGGTTTAATTGGTACATCCTGAACTGGAAAAGATACAAACAGCCGGGTGGATTGCAACATTCTTAGGATAAAATGCTACAACTTAACGCAAAACCTGAACAAGTCACTAAAAAGCTGCCCGGCATCCATACACATGCCGGGCAGCTTTCACTCCATTTATTCTCCCGCCACTTTTACAAGTACGCGGCCTCTGATCTTACTTTCAATGATATCCGCCATCGCCTGCGGTACATCCTGAAGCTCTACTTCACGATCGACCATATCTTCAAGGTTCTCGGGCTTAAGATCAGAATCAAGTCGCTTCCAGACCTTTTCGCGGAGCGGCATGGCACAGTACGCAGAATCCACTCCAAGCAGACTCACACCGCGCAGGATAAATGGATGAACAGTAGCAGGCACCTTCGTTCCACCTGTCAGTCCGCTCACTGCAACGGATCCATTTTGCTTCATCTTACTTAAAACAGATGCCAGACTGTCCCCTCCTACAGGATCGACAGCGCCTGCCCAGATCCCTTTATCAAGCGGCCTGATCTTACCGCCGTCATAGACTTCATCACGTGAAATCACGTGAGCAGCACCAAGTGATTTCAGATATTCAAACTCTGAAGACTTCCCTGTACTGCCAGTGACCTGATACCCTTTTGTCGCAAGCATCGCAACCGCCATACTGCCGACACCACCCGTTGCACCGGTCACAAGCACATCCCCTGCGTCAGGTGTGACGTCTTCCTTTTCAAGCCTATGTACAGATAGCCCTGCCGTGAAGCCTGCCGTCCCGAAAATCATTGCCTCACGTAAGGAAAGTCCTTCAGGCAGCGGCACTACCCAATCTGCAGGGATCCGCGCATACTCACTATATCCACCAAAGTGCGTAACACCAATATCATAGCTCGTTGCGATAACCTTATCCCCTTTTTGAAAACGGCTGTCATCTGAAGATTCCACCGTACCAGACAGGTCAATTCCCGGTATAAATGGATATGACTGAACAATCTTACCGTCTTTTAACCCCGCAAGCCCGTCTTTAAAGTTCACACTTGAGTAAGCAACCTTAATCAGCACTTCTCCTTTTGGAAGCTGGTCTTCTGAAATGTCCTTCACCTTCGCCTCTACCTGATCACCTTTTAAATCAACCATTACTGCTTTAAAAGCCATCTTCAATTCCTCCCTTTATTTAACGCGAAATATACCGGTTTCCTTTTACAAAAAACCGCCACGGATAATGCTTCGCTTCACCTGTATTATCAATGCCGATCCTTGGACCGGTTACGATCTCAAAATCATGCGACCAGCCTTCAAAAATCTGCAGCGGCGGCACTGTATAATGCGAGCCGTAATCACTCATCGCAATACCAAGCGCCTTCGTCAGCTTACCCGGACCATTCGTCCACTCAACCTGCTTTCTGCCAGGGCGCCTTTTTTCCATTAAATCAAGTCCCTCAACCGGCTCCACCGCACGGATCAACACGGCCTGTGGTGTATCCACCTCAGCCGCCACCACATTGACAAGCGTATGCGTATGCATCTGATACGTATAAACAGAACCCGCCTTCCCAAACATAATCTCAGTCCGGCGCGTCCTTCGGTTCCCATAACTGTGCGCCGCACGATCATCAGCCCCCATATACGCCTCAGTCTCCACAATGATCCCCGAAGCCCTGCCCTCAGGGGTATCCTTTACCAGCAGCTTCCCGAGCAGAGATTCAGCAAGCAAAAGCGCATTTTTCTCATAAAAAGTCTGATCCAGCAGCTGCATCATCATTCCCCTCCTCCTATTTTCTTGCATTCCCTGTTAAGATCCTTCTTAAAACGGTATTTTACATAGAGGAATTTCGCCTGACATGTGGAAACATATTATTATCATGAACCGGAGGCGAAAAAATGAAAATAAATATCCTGTTCTTAATTGCCGGCTTAATGTTATCAGCAACTTCTAAATACCTTCAATACAGATACCAGTCCCTGACAGGAGATCTCCTTGTCTTTCCAGCCGCTATATTTCTGCTGCTCGCACTGCTGTTTAGCATACCCTCTTACCAAGAATGGTTTAAAAACAATCTGACTCATTCAGACGCAATCCTCCTCGCACTCACAGGAAGCGGAGCCGTACTATCCTTCCAACTATTCACTTGGCTCGTTTTCGGACGAGGAACGGATGCAGGTTACTACATGCTGATCCCTTTTCTGACCTTGACTGCCATTGCAATCCGACTGATTTTTAAGCTGAAGGGAGGATGATGTGGGTAGGTGAGAATGACTCTAAAAACGTTTCACTTGGGGACGGAGTTTGTGGTGTGTCACTTTTAGAATCATTACAAAAATGGATCACTGAACTCCGTCCCCAAGCTACTCATTTTTAGAATCACTACATAAACGAACCACTCAACTCCGTCCCCCCTGTGCCTCTAAAACAAAAAAACACCCGCTCCTCAAAAGAGAAGCGGGTGTTTTGAAAGTGTAAAATTATAATTTTACAACGTTAGCAGCTTGGTCGCCACGGTTGCCTTGAGTGATTTCAAAGCTAACTTTTTGACCTTCTTCAAGAGTTTTGAATCCTTCGCCAGTGATAGCTGAGAAGTGTACGAATACATCTTCGCCGCCGTCTACTTCGATGAAGCCAAATCCTTTTTCTGCGTTAAACCATTTTACTGTACCTTCGTTCATGGGTAATTCCTCCACTGTGTTCTAAGTTTTACTTAATAGCTGAGTAAAAACAAAGAATTCACATGCTATCACAAGCTTTTTACATGATCGGAAAATGTAAAAAGTTCCTGATAACATGTGAATTAGATGGTGTTACGTATTAAGCATGGACTAATCATAGCATGGGGTTTTGGAAATAGCAAACCTTTTGCCAAAATACTTTCCGACATGATTCGTCATTATCCGTTGTGCAAACGGTACGATCGTGAGCAGCATAGGGTTGTGGTCATGGAAATAAAATACTTGAAGTGATTCGGGTTTTTGATAATGTGACCTGAGATTTCGGGAAGGTGACCGGAAAATGAGGAGAGATGACCTTAAATTCTCGATTCAAATAAGGAGGTGACCGAAAATCTGGTGAAGGTGATCTTACATTTCACGGAGGTGACCCGAAATTGATTGGATGTGACCCCAATCCTTCCCCTGCCTCTTCCCTCTCTCACACCCCAATAAAAAAGACCACCCCTCAGGACGGTCTTCCTCACTTAATATCTTTTCGCTTTACGGCTATTTAAAAACTTACGGATGAACGGGTACACGATCGGTCCGTATTTGATTGCGCGTTTAATGAGTCTTCCCATTATGAATCCCTCCCGCTTGTGATCAAGTTAATCTTGTTATTCCCACAACGCGGGAGATACAAACATCTCACTCTGCGTAATGGCATGCAGCAAAGTGTCCCGGGCGTACTTCGCGCCACTCCGGAACAGCTTCAGCGCAATGTGCTGTCGCGACCGGACAGCGCGTTCTGAAGACGCAGCCTGATGGCGGATTGATCGGACTCGGCAGTTCACCTTCAAGCAGAATCCGCTCGCGTGACTCCTCTACATCCGGGTCCGGGATCGGGATCGCTGACATCAGTGCTTTTGTATATGGATGGAGCGGCTCGTCATAGAGCTTCTCACTTGTCGTGAGCTCCATCATGCGACCAAGGTACATAACGCCGATCCGGTCTGAAATGTGCTTGACCATCGAAAGATCATGGGCGATAAATAAATAAGTCAGCCCTTTTTCCTCCTGGAGTGATTTCAGCAGATTGACAACCTGTGCCTGCACGGATACATCAAGCGCTGAGATCGGCTCATCCGCTACGATAAAGTCAGGATCGAGCGCAAGTGCGCGTGCGATTCCGATTCTCTGACGCTGACCGCCTGAGAATTCGTGCGGGTAGCGGTTGGCGTGATCGCGGTTCAGTCCCACATCTTCAAGGAGCTGATACACCTTTTCCTTCATTTCTTTCTGATTTTTATAAAGACCGTGAATTTCCATCGGTTCTGAAATAATTTCAAGGACAGTTGATCTCGGATTTAGTGAAGCGTAAGGATCCTGAAAAATCATCTGCATGTTGCGCAAGAAATCGAATCGGTCTTTCTCAGACATGCTGTGCACATCTTTCCCGTCAAATGTCACTGCACCTTCAGTCCGGTTGTATAACCCCATGACTGTGCGTCCTGTTGTTGATTTGCCGCAGCCTGATTCTCCTACGAGTCCAAGCGTTTCCCCTTTATGTACGTCAAAGCTGATCCCGTCTACCGCTTTTAACAGCTGGTTTTTTCCGAGATCAAAGTGTTTTTTCAGGTCTGTTAC
This region of Jeotgalibacillus malaysiensis genomic DNA includes:
- a CDS encoding 3-methyladenine DNA glycosylase, whose protein sequence is MMQLLDQTFYEKNALLLAESLLGKLLVKDTPEGRASGIIVETEAYMGADDRAAHSYGNRRTRRTEIMFGKAGSVYTYQMHTHTLVNVVAAEVDTPQAVLIRAVEPVEGLDLMEKRRPGRKQVEWTNGPGKLTKALGIAMSDYGSHYTVPPLQIFEGWSHDFEIVTGPRIGIDNTGEAKHYPWRFFVKGNRYISR
- a CDS encoding cold-shock protein — its product is MNEGTVKWFNAEKGFGFIEVDGGEDVFVHFSAITGEGFKTLEEGQKVSFEITQGNRGDQAANVVKL
- a CDS encoding quinone oxidoreductase, which produces MAFKAVMVDLKGDQVEAKVKDISEDQLPKGEVLIKVAYSSVNFKDGLAGLKDGKIVQSYPFIPGIDLSGTVESSDDSRFQKGDKVIATSYDIGVTHFGGYSEYARIPADWVVPLPEGLSLREAMIFGTAGFTAGLSVHRLEKEDVTPDAGDVLVTGATGGVGSMAVAMLATKGYQVTGSTGKSSEFEYLKSLGAAHVISRDEVYDGGKIRPLDKGIWAGAVDPVGGDSLASVLSKMKQNGSVAVSGLTGGTKVPATVHPFILRGVSLLGVDSAYCAMPLREKVWKRLDSDLKPENLEDMVDREVELQDVPQAMADIIESKIRGRVLVKVAGE
- a CDS encoding oligopeptide/dipeptide ABC transporter, ATP-binding protein domain protein — translated: MSGQKLLEVTDLKKHFDLGKNQLLKAVDGISFDVHKGETLGLVGESGCGKSTTGRTVMGLYNRTEGAVTFDGKDVHSMSEKDRFDFLRNMQMIFQDPYASLNPRSTVLEIISEPMEIHGLYKNQKEMKEKVYQLLEDVGLNRDHANRYPHEFSGGQRQRIGIARALALDPDFIVADEPISALDVSVQAQVVNLLKSLQEEKGLTYLFIAHDLSMVKHISDRIGVMYLGRMMELTTSEKLYDEPLHPYTKALMSAIPIPDPDVEESRERILLEGELPSPINPPSGCVFRTRCPVATAHCAEAVPEWREVRPGHFAACHYAE
- a CDS encoding membrane protein, which produces MEKRPKNNGLRLLAAIVFGMAGVFFVIIGSLFLLFESGQRAVVILIATSIAVYLLFILRLFRLVQGRKFAYSAAGIAAAVLITVGSIAAYDTYLESITNSAEVDLRAHEPFESGTKAVSMPKEASLHLEDDLPELDGATALYPLYSAFVQAVYPEDDYPHVGKSNQTVMSTQTDNAYKRLIEEEADIIFVAGPSKRQELAAERAGHEFEMTPIGREAFVFFVNAKNPVDSLTIEEIQGIYSGKITNWQEVGGENEEIQAFQRPEDSGSQTALEKLMGDIPIMEAPGEEIVTGMGGIIKETSDYRNHGNAIGFSYRFFSTEMVRNGDIKLIAIEEVKPSAESIRDNSYPLSAEFYAITVGKRTENEQKMIDWILSDEGQWVVEETGYVSVE